Proteins encoded together in one Microbacterium oxydans window:
- a CDS encoding YegS/Rv2252/BmrU family lipid kinase codes for MAEHIAVLANPFSGKGRGGRAAEAAVRLLRERGSEVRTYAGASAADTARLAETALAEEPRVLVVVGGDGTLSGVLDTVCAASVPVVLVAAGTGNDLARALRLPRGDARAAAELALTGAPRAIDVGVVDTARGSRKFLTIAALGFDAKVSDRTNRLRWPHGAPRYYLALLIELVRLRPMDFTLSVDGEAVRSSPGTLIAAGSTSSYGGGMPICAGAVPDDGLLDIVHVAPLGRLRLLRLFPLLLRGTHLSRGEVAHRRARSVTVSAPGLVVYADGERIGEDECTISVLPGALTMMVPKESDD; via the coding sequence GTGGCGGAGCACATCGCCGTGCTCGCGAATCCGTTCTCCGGCAAGGGCCGGGGCGGACGAGCGGCCGAGGCGGCCGTCCGACTCCTCCGGGAGCGCGGGTCCGAGGTGCGCACCTACGCCGGCGCTTCCGCGGCGGACACGGCACGGCTCGCCGAGACCGCGCTGGCGGAGGAGCCCCGCGTGCTCGTGGTCGTGGGCGGTGACGGCACGCTCTCGGGCGTGCTCGACACGGTGTGCGCCGCCTCCGTCCCCGTCGTCCTGGTGGCCGCGGGAACGGGGAACGATCTCGCCCGCGCCCTGAGACTCCCGCGTGGTGACGCCCGGGCCGCCGCCGAGCTCGCCCTCACCGGTGCGCCGCGGGCGATCGACGTCGGCGTGGTCGACACCGCGAGGGGCAGCCGGAAGTTCCTGACCATCGCGGCGCTGGGCTTCGACGCGAAGGTCAGCGATCGCACCAACCGCCTCCGTTGGCCGCACGGCGCGCCCCGCTACTACCTCGCCCTGCTCATCGAGCTCGTGCGACTGCGGCCGATGGACTTCACCCTCTCCGTCGACGGCGAAGCCGTCAGGAGCTCGCCGGGCACGCTGATCGCGGCCGGCAGCACCTCCAGCTACGGCGGCGGGATGCCGATCTGCGCCGGGGCCGTCCCCGACGACGGGCTCCTCGACATCGTCCATGTCGCACCGCTGGGCCGCCTTCGTCTGCTGCGTCTCTTCCCGCTGCTCCTCCGCGGGACGCATCTCTCGCGCGGTGAGGTCGCGCATCGCCGCGCACGGTCGGTGACCGTGTCGGCCCCGGGCCTCGTGGTCTACGCGGACGGCGAGCGGATCGGCGAGGATGAGTGCACCATCTCGGTGCTGCCGGGGGCGCTCACGATGATGGTGCCGAAGGAGAGCGATGACTGA
- a CDS encoding FAD-binding oxidoreductase, which produces MGQDNGRVDADPSMRWNGWGDPDKAKGLPLAVRTLLPLLLGRIRKPEPAVELAQVRVTPSTLSDDDLVVFRNAVGPQHVDVTAEGRIRHAGGRSTPDLLRRRQREQDVPDAVIRPANHDEVRACLDVAGRRGVAVIPFGGGTSVVGALDPERGDQHAVVSLDLRRLSGLIRLDEISGEAVLAAGTTGPEAESLLAAHGLELGHYPQSFRYATIGGFAAARSSGQNSAGNGRFDTMVTGIRVATPTGDIELGRSPGSAAGPDLIRVFLGSEGIFGVITEVRVRVHPIPRERVFESWSFPDFAAGAAGLRSVAQQGAGPTVIRLSDEAETAVSLAQVGKIGKALAKGASVVTVYEGEGIAERRARTGALLSAAGGTSAGEGAAEEWLQGRFDGPYLRDSLLDAGVFCETLETATTWSNLLELRTAVESALKEGFAEAGARSYVMCHVSHIYPTGASLYFTVLAGIRADPLAVWGPVKSRVNDAILANGGTISHHHAVGRDHAAWLEQEIGDTGIRILRAIKRELDPADILNPGAVISVERTR; this is translated from the coding sequence ATGGGCCAAGACAATGGCAGGGTCGATGCCGACCCGTCGATGAGGTGGAACGGCTGGGGAGACCCGGACAAGGCGAAGGGCCTGCCGCTGGCGGTACGCACACTGCTGCCCCTGCTGCTCGGACGCATCCGCAAGCCCGAGCCCGCGGTGGAGCTCGCCCAGGTGCGGGTGACGCCTTCGACGCTGAGTGACGACGACCTCGTGGTGTTCCGCAACGCTGTCGGCCCGCAGCACGTGGATGTCACCGCGGAGGGGCGCATCCGCCATGCCGGCGGACGTTCGACTCCCGATCTCCTCCGCCGACGACAGCGGGAGCAGGACGTCCCGGACGCCGTGATCCGTCCCGCGAACCACGACGAGGTCCGCGCCTGTCTCGACGTCGCGGGCCGGCGCGGTGTCGCGGTCATCCCCTTCGGCGGCGGCACGAGCGTCGTCGGGGCGCTGGACCCGGAGAGGGGAGACCAGCACGCGGTCGTGAGCCTCGACCTGCGCCGCCTGAGCGGGCTGATCCGCCTCGACGAGATCAGCGGAGAAGCGGTGCTCGCGGCCGGCACCACGGGACCGGAGGCCGAGTCGCTGCTCGCGGCTCACGGCCTCGAACTCGGTCACTACCCGCAGAGCTTCCGGTACGCGACCATCGGCGGCTTCGCTGCGGCGCGCTCCTCCGGCCAGAACTCCGCGGGCAACGGGCGCTTCGACACGATGGTCACCGGGATCCGCGTCGCGACGCCGACCGGCGACATCGAGCTCGGGCGCTCACCCGGCTCCGCCGCCGGTCCTGACCTGATCCGGGTGTTCCTCGGCTCGGAGGGCATCTTCGGCGTGATCACCGAGGTGCGCGTGCGCGTGCATCCGATCCCGCGGGAGCGTGTGTTCGAGTCGTGGTCGTTCCCGGACTTCGCCGCCGGAGCCGCGGGACTGCGAAGCGTGGCGCAGCAGGGCGCCGGACCCACCGTCATCCGTCTGTCCGACGAGGCGGAGACCGCCGTGAGTCTGGCTCAGGTCGGCAAGATCGGCAAGGCGCTCGCGAAGGGCGCCAGTGTCGTGACCGTGTACGAGGGCGAGGGGATCGCCGAGCGTCGTGCCCGTACCGGTGCGCTGCTGTCGGCTGCCGGCGGCACGTCGGCCGGCGAGGGCGCGGCGGAGGAGTGGCTGCAGGGTCGCTTCGACGGCCCGTACCTGCGCGACTCGCTGCTGGACGCCGGAGTGTTCTGCGAGACGCTCGAGACCGCGACGACCTGGTCGAACCTGCTCGAGCTGCGTACCGCCGTCGAGTCCGCCCTCAAGGAGGGGTTCGCTGAGGCCGGGGCCCGCTCGTACGTGATGTGCCACGTGTCGCACATCTATCCCACGGGAGCGTCGCTGTACTTCACCGTGCTCGCCGGCATCCGTGCCGATCCGCTCGCGGTGTGGGGTCCGGTCAAGTCACGCGTGAACGACGCGATCCTCGCGAACGGCGGCACCATCAGCCATCACCACGCGGTCGGCCGTGACCATGCCGCCTGGCTGGAGCAGGAGATCGGCGACACCGGCATCCGCATCCTCCGGGCGATCAAACGCGAACTCGATCCGGCGGACATCCTCAACCCGGGCGCCGTGATCTCCGTCGAGCGGACGCGCTGA
- a CDS encoding TetR/AcrR family transcriptional regulator, with protein MEERQPLWDATQARILDAADTLIERRGVHGVTIAELARRSELSRPTIYRSWSDADDVVRAALLRRVDGILSTFSADARTRTALVDDVLRFTTLFRKDPVYARLLDDEPEAFTRYTLQRVGSSQRLILRWLATAIDSAQADGSVRPGAPQEIAVMLMLIAQSAVLSHGTVADLISESAWERELRAALDGLLRP; from the coding sequence ATGGAAGAACGTCAACCTCTCTGGGACGCCACCCAGGCGCGCATCCTCGACGCCGCCGACACCCTGATCGAACGTCGCGGCGTCCACGGGGTGACGATCGCCGAGCTCGCACGCCGCTCCGAACTCAGCCGCCCCACGATCTACCGCAGCTGGAGCGACGCCGACGACGTGGTCCGCGCTGCACTCCTCCGCCGGGTCGACGGCATCCTGAGCACGTTCTCCGCCGACGCACGCACCCGCACCGCGCTCGTCGACGACGTGCTGCGCTTCACCACGCTCTTCCGCAAGGATCCGGTGTACGCGCGGCTGCTCGACGACGAGCCGGAGGCCTTCACGCGCTACACGCTGCAGCGCGTCGGATCGAGTCAGCGCTTGATCCTGCGATGGCTGGCGACCGCCATCGACTCCGCGCAGGCGGACGGATCGGTCAGACCGGGGGCGCCGCAGGAGATCGCGGTCATGCTGATGCTCATCGCGCAGTCCGCGGTCCTCTCGCACGGCACGGTGGCCGACCTCATCTCCGAGTCCGCATGGGAGCGGGAGCTGCGCGCCGCGCTCGACGGGCTGCTGCGCCCATGA
- a CDS encoding glycerol-3-phosphate dehydrogenase/oxidase, translated as MSTPSSALNVARRRTDLTLAADERTDVLVIGGGITGAGVALDAASRGLSVTLIEAEDLAFGTSRFSSKLVHGGLRYLATGDVATAKESARERHLLMTTIAPHLIRPLGQLLPFSRGVTLRQRVAGAAGMGLGDLLRMRAHTPRAVLPAPRIVSARVATRLAPALDSRGLRGGMLSYDGQLVDDARLVATVARTAAARGARILTRVRAVALRGDGATAEDVLTGERFEIAARSVINATGVWAGSLDEAIRVRPSRGTHIVLDAADLGSPTAALTIPHEGSISRYVFALPQAHGRVIVGLTDEDAPGAVPRVAQPTGPEIEFLLRSLNRVITTPIRRDQVRGAFAGLRPLVDSGSDATADVSRRHLVAVSDAGFVTVLGGKLTTYRRMAEDAVDLASEVRGLQAAPSRTAALRLVDRDVPTMSEVLDDATGLTRAEVEFAVRVEGAVTAEDVLDRRTRVGLVDADRDRCLPAVEAVVARTLADVG; from the coding sequence ATGAGCACGCCGTCATCCGCGCTCAACGTCGCGCGTCGGAGGACCGATCTGACCCTCGCCGCCGACGAGCGGACGGACGTCCTCGTCATCGGCGGGGGCATCACCGGCGCGGGTGTGGCGCTCGACGCCGCCTCTCGCGGCCTCAGCGTGACGCTGATCGAGGCGGAGGACCTCGCCTTCGGCACCAGTCGCTTCAGCTCGAAGCTCGTGCACGGCGGGCTGCGGTACCTCGCGACGGGCGACGTCGCCACCGCGAAGGAGAGCGCGCGGGAGCGGCACCTGCTCATGACGACGATCGCTCCGCACCTGATCCGACCGCTCGGACAGCTGCTGCCCTTCAGCCGCGGCGTCACGCTGCGCCAGCGGGTGGCGGGCGCAGCCGGCATGGGGCTCGGCGACCTGCTGCGGATGCGGGCGCACACGCCCCGGGCGGTGCTGCCCGCGCCCCGGATCGTCTCCGCTCGGGTGGCGACCCGGCTGGCGCCCGCCCTCGACTCCCGCGGCCTCCGGGGCGGCATGCTGTCCTACGACGGACAGCTGGTCGACGACGCCCGGCTCGTGGCCACCGTGGCACGGACCGCTGCGGCGCGCGGTGCGCGCATCCTCACCAGGGTCCGTGCGGTCGCGCTGCGGGGCGACGGGGCGACCGCCGAGGACGTGCTCACCGGAGAGCGGTTCGAGATCGCCGCCCGCTCCGTGATCAACGCCACCGGGGTATGGGCCGGCTCGCTCGACGAGGCCATCCGCGTGCGTCCCAGTCGCGGCACCCACATCGTGCTCGACGCCGCCGATCTGGGTTCGCCGACGGCGGCGCTCACCATTCCCCATGAAGGGTCGATCAGTCGCTACGTCTTCGCGCTCCCGCAGGCGCACGGTCGGGTGATCGTCGGTCTCACGGATGAGGACGCCCCGGGAGCCGTACCCCGTGTGGCGCAGCCGACCGGACCGGAGATCGAGTTCCTGCTGCGAAGCCTCAACCGGGTGATCACGACACCGATCCGACGCGATCAGGTGCGCGGCGCGTTCGCGGGCCTGCGCCCTCTCGTCGACAGCGGGTCGGACGCCACGGCCGACGTCTCGCGACGACACCTCGTGGCGGTCTCCGATGCGGGTTTCGTGACGGTGCTCGGCGGGAAGCTGACGACGTATCGGCGGATGGCCGAGGATGCGGTGGATCTCGCCTCGGAGGTGCGTGGACTGCAGGCGGCCCCCAGTCGCACCGCCGCGCTGCGCCTCGTCGACCGCGACGTCCCCACCATGAGTGAGGTGCTCGACGACGCGACGGGGCTGACCCGCGCGGAGGTCGAGTTCGCCGTCCGGGTCGAGGGCGCCGTGACGGCTGAGGACGTGCTCGACCGGCGCACCCGCGTCGGGCTCGTCGACGCCGATCGGGACCGGTGTCTTCCGGCCGTCGAGGCGGTCGTCGCGCGCACCCTCGCCGACGTCGGCTGA
- a CDS encoding SPFH domain-containing protein, with protein sequence MDMLFTMLGGKGMSGLLKTGTAILTTLLVLPALLKLFVVTVDEGWAAIRTRNGKPIIRNRPQRRPTNRGGAVGEVVVLDPGSHGAFPLFYWYRLIDVRCRATDLPAREMSGASGHQHRVHASFEWRPIPTGRDLRVFELDVVNVKERASNIVGAALRDVIRGLDGTELPHNDEINTRVIAASADEVRRACGVELVRVMVTGDALTDGYLLSTALRDVDRGAQAVAALHALN encoded by the coding sequence ATGGACATGCTCTTCACGATGCTGGGCGGCAAGGGGATGTCGGGGCTGCTGAAGACCGGCACGGCGATCCTCACCACTCTCCTGGTCCTCCCCGCGCTGCTCAAGCTCTTCGTCGTCACGGTCGACGAGGGGTGGGCCGCGATCCGGACCCGCAACGGCAAGCCGATCATCCGCAATCGTCCGCAGCGACGCCCGACCAACCGCGGCGGCGCCGTCGGCGAGGTCGTCGTCCTCGACCCCGGGTCGCACGGCGCGTTCCCGCTGTTCTACTGGTACCGCCTCATCGACGTCCGCTGCCGCGCGACCGACCTGCCCGCCCGTGAGATGTCCGGTGCGAGCGGACACCAGCATCGCGTGCACGCGTCGTTCGAGTGGCGCCCCATACCCACCGGTCGGGATCTCCGGGTGTTCGAGCTCGACGTCGTCAACGTCAAGGAACGCGCCTCCAACATCGTCGGCGCAGCGTTGAGAGACGTGATCCGAGGACTCGACGGGACAGAGCTCCCGCACAACGACGAGATCAATACGCGCGTGATCGCCGCCAGCGCCGACGAGGTCCGCCGGGCCTGCGGCGTCGAGCTCGTGCGCGTGATGGTCACCGGAGACGCGCTCACGGATGGCTACCTGCTGTCCACCGCGCTCCGGGACGTGGACCGCGGAGCGCAGGCCGTCGCCGCCCTGCACGCCCTGAACTGA
- the dxs gene encoding 1-deoxy-D-xylulose-5-phosphate synthase: MPILPSISGPRDLDALSTDQLTELAAEIRTFLVENVSRTGGHLGPNLGVVELTIALHRVFSSPDDPFIFDTGHQSYVHKLLTGRQDFSALRVRGGLAGYPQRGESDHDVVESSHASSSLSWADGISRALTATGRADRHVVAVVGDGALTGGMTWEALNNISDDNDRNLVIVVNDNGRSYAPTIGGMSRYLNRVRTAAAYKDLHQRSDRLFRAFGPVGRAVFRGVRGGTHGFLSRFTNNEALYSNLDIKYLGPVDGHDLPALLETLELAKSYGAPVIVHTITEKGRGYQPARDDEADQFHAVGKIDPTTGETLSSGGRGWTDVFSDALVSVGERRNDVIAMTAAMLRPTGLAPFAERFPDRVYDVGIAEQHAVASAAGLAYGGLHPVVALYATFMGRAFDQVLMDVALHRAGVTFVLDRAGVTGPDGPSHHGMWDLAMLQIVPHIRIAAPRDGARLTEALEEAVAVDDAPTVIRFPKGEVSADLPAIERLGDGVDVLARGESEDVLIVAIGPFAELALDVADRLRAQGIGATVIDPRWAIPVQASIVELARHHRLVITLEDGIRVGGIGTRVRQVLREAGIDTAVDELGLPDEFIDHASRDQILADAGLTAPKIAQDIVSQVLGTRIPKARHAGETGTIELPLHERR; this comes from the coding sequence ATGCCCATTCTTCCGAGCATCTCAGGACCCCGTGATCTTGATGCACTCTCGACCGACCAGCTGACCGAGCTCGCTGCGGAGATCCGCACGTTCCTGGTCGAGAACGTGTCCAGGACGGGTGGCCACCTCGGCCCCAACCTGGGTGTCGTCGAGCTGACGATCGCCCTGCACCGGGTGTTCTCCTCCCCGGATGACCCCTTCATCTTCGACACCGGACACCAGTCCTACGTGCACAAGCTCCTCACGGGGCGGCAGGACTTCTCCGCCCTGCGCGTGCGCGGTGGCCTCGCCGGCTACCCGCAGCGCGGCGAGAGCGACCACGATGTGGTGGAGTCGTCGCACGCCTCCAGCTCGCTCAGCTGGGCGGACGGCATCTCCCGGGCGCTGACGGCGACGGGCCGTGCGGACCGCCATGTGGTCGCCGTCGTCGGCGACGGTGCGCTGACGGGCGGGATGACCTGGGAGGCGCTGAACAACATCTCCGACGACAACGACCGCAACCTGGTCATCGTCGTCAACGACAACGGTCGCTCCTACGCGCCGACGATCGGCGGCATGTCGCGGTACCTCAACCGCGTGCGCACCGCGGCGGCGTACAAGGACCTCCACCAGCGCTCCGACCGTCTGTTCCGTGCGTTCGGTCCCGTAGGGCGTGCGGTGTTCCGCGGCGTCCGTGGCGGCACGCACGGCTTCCTCTCGCGGTTCACGAACAACGAGGCGCTGTACTCCAACCTCGACATCAAGTACCTCGGTCCGGTCGACGGGCACGACCTCCCGGCGCTCCTCGAGACGCTGGAGCTCGCGAAGTCCTACGGCGCGCCGGTCATCGTGCACACGATCACCGAGAAGGGTCGGGGGTACCAGCCGGCCCGCGACGACGAGGCCGATCAGTTCCACGCCGTCGGCAAGATCGACCCGACCACCGGGGAGACGCTGTCCTCCGGCGGACGCGGATGGACGGACGTGTTCTCCGACGCCCTGGTCTCGGTGGGGGAGCGACGGAACGACGTGATCGCGATGACCGCGGCCATGCTGCGTCCGACCGGACTGGCGCCGTTCGCCGAGCGGTTCCCGGATCGGGTCTACGACGTCGGTATCGCCGAGCAGCACGCCGTGGCATCCGCCGCGGGACTGGCCTACGGCGGCCTGCACCCCGTCGTCGCGCTGTACGCCACGTTCATGGGGCGCGCCTTCGACCAGGTGCTGATGGACGTCGCCCTGCATCGCGCCGGAGTCACCTTCGTGCTCGACCGCGCCGGCGTCACGGGACCCGACGGGCCCAGTCACCACGGCATGTGGGACCTCGCGATGCTGCAGATCGTCCCGCACATCCGCATCGCCGCTCCTCGGGACGGCGCACGCCTGACCGAGGCGCTGGAGGAGGCCGTGGCCGTCGACGACGCGCCGACCGTCATCCGGTTCCCGAAGGGCGAGGTCTCCGCCGATCTCCCCGCGATCGAACGTCTGGGCGACGGGGTCGACGTGCTCGCCCGCGGTGAGTCCGAGGACGTGCTCATCGTCGCCATCGGTCCGTTCGCCGAGCTCGCCCTCGACGTCGCCGATCGGCTCCGCGCGCAGGGGATCGGTGCGACCGTGATCGACCCGCGCTGGGCGATCCCGGTGCAGGCGTCGATCGTCGAGCTGGCCCGGCACCACCGCCTCGTGATCACCCTCGAGGACGGCATCCGCGTCGGCGGCATCGGCACACGCGTGCGTCAGGTCCTCCGCGAGGCGGGCATCGACACGGCCGTGGACGAGCTCGGGCTGCCGGACGAGTTCATCGACCATGCCTCCCGCGACCAGATCCTCGCCGACGCCGGGCTGACGGCGCCGAAGATCGCCCAGGACATCGTGTCGCAGGTGCTCGGGACCCGCATCCCGAAGGCTCGCCACGCCGGCGAGACCGGGACGATCGAGCTTCCGCTGCACGAGCGGCGCTGA
- a CDS encoding aconitate hydratase, translating to MSTVNSFGAKSTLTVGSTDYEIFRIDTVPGFEKLPFSLKVLLENLLRTEDGANVTKAQIEALGSWDAAAEPNTEIQFTPARVVMQDFTGVPCIVDLATMREAVTALGGDANKINPLSPAEMVIDHSVIADLFGSENALERNVEIEYERNGERYQFLRWGQTAFSDFKVVPPGTGIVHQVNIEHLAKVIYDRDVDGVLRAYPDTCVGTDSHTTMVNGLGVLGWGVGGIEAEAAMLGQPVSMLIPRVVGFKLSGEIPAGVTATDVVLTITDQLRKHGVVGKFVEFYGEGVASVPLANRATIGNMSPEFGSTAAIFPIDDVTLDYLRLTGRSEEAVALVEAYAKEQKLWHDAAHEPTFSEYLELDLGTVVPSIAGPKRPQDRILLSEAKSQFEQDILSYATASTSDSIVDLESKHSFPASDPGQAPGDEEPTTRPVHINSGAPANASKPVPVTTPSGEKYILDNGAVTLAAITSCTNTSNPSVMIAAGLVARKALEKGLKQKPWVKTTLGPGSKVVTDYYEKSGLDKDLEGLGFYTVGYGCTICIGNSGPLIEEVSEAINSHDLAVTAVLSGNRNFEGRISPDVKMNYLASPPLVIAYALAGSMHFDFENDALGKGTDGEDVFLKDIWPTPAEVQELVDSSISREQFIKQYATVFDGDERWRSLPTPDDAIFQWDENSTYVRKAPYFEGMTMELTPVKNIEGARVMATLGDSVTTDHISPAGNIKAGTPAAQYLTEHGVDRKDFNSFGSRRGNHEVMIRGTFANIRLKNAMVAAVNDGQVVEGGFTRDFTQPGGPQSYIYDASMNYQEQGTPLVIFGGKEYGSGSSRDWAAKGTSLLGVKAVITESFERIHRSNLIGMGVVPLQFPAGESWESLGLDGTEVVSITGLEELNNGVTPKTVKVTATPSENSPEGKQPIEFDAVVRIDTPGEADYYRNGGILQYVLRSLV from the coding sequence GTGTCCACGGTGAACAGCTTCGGTGCCAAGAGCACCCTGACAGTCGGCAGCACCGACTACGAGATCTTCCGCATCGACACGGTGCCCGGTTTCGAGAAGCTCCCCTTCAGTCTCAAGGTCCTCCTGGAGAACCTGCTTCGCACCGAGGACGGCGCGAACGTGACGAAGGCGCAGATCGAGGCGCTGGGTTCGTGGGATGCTGCGGCGGAACCCAACACCGAGATCCAGTTCACGCCGGCCCGCGTGGTCATGCAGGACTTCACCGGCGTCCCCTGCATCGTCGACCTCGCCACCATGCGCGAGGCCGTCACGGCTCTGGGCGGCGACGCGAACAAGATCAACCCGCTCTCGCCCGCCGAGATGGTCATCGACCACTCCGTCATCGCCGACCTGTTCGGTTCGGAGAACGCCCTCGAGCGCAACGTCGAGATCGAGTACGAGCGCAACGGCGAGCGCTACCAGTTCCTGCGCTGGGGCCAGACGGCGTTCAGCGACTTCAAGGTCGTCCCCCCGGGGACCGGCATCGTCCACCAGGTGAACATCGAGCACCTGGCCAAGGTCATCTACGACCGCGACGTCGACGGTGTGCTGCGGGCATACCCCGACACCTGCGTCGGCACCGACTCGCACACCACGATGGTCAACGGCCTCGGCGTGCTGGGCTGGGGCGTCGGCGGCATCGAGGCCGAGGCCGCGATGCTCGGGCAGCCCGTGTCGATGCTCATCCCGCGCGTCGTCGGCTTCAAGCTCTCGGGCGAGATCCCGGCCGGCGTCACCGCGACCGACGTCGTGCTCACGATCACCGACCAGCTGCGCAAGCACGGTGTGGTCGGCAAGTTCGTCGAGTTCTACGGCGAGGGCGTCGCATCCGTGCCCCTCGCGAACCGCGCCACCATCGGCAACATGTCGCCGGAGTTCGGTTCCACGGCCGCGATCTTCCCGATCGACGACGTGACCCTCGACTACCTGCGCCTCACCGGCCGCAGCGAAGAGGCCGTCGCGCTGGTCGAGGCTTACGCCAAGGAGCAGAAGCTCTGGCACGACGCCGCGCACGAGCCCACGTTCAGCGAGTACCTCGAGCTCGACCTCGGCACCGTCGTGCCGTCGATCGCCGGCCCGAAGCGCCCGCAGGACCGCATCCTCCTCTCCGAGGCGAAGTCGCAGTTCGAGCAGGACATCCTGAGCTACGCGACGGCATCGACCTCGGACTCGATCGTCGACCTCGAATCGAAGCACTCCTTCCCGGCCTCCGACCCCGGACAGGCACCCGGCGACGAAGAGCCCACCACGCGTCCGGTGCACATCAACAGCGGCGCACCGGCGAACGCCTCGAAGCCCGTGCCGGTCACGACGCCGTCGGGGGAGAAGTACATCCTCGACAACGGCGCCGTCACGCTGGCCGCCATCACCTCGTGCACCAACACGTCGAACCCGTCGGTCATGATCGCCGCCGGTCTCGTCGCACGCAAGGCACTCGAGAAGGGCCTGAAGCAGAAGCCGTGGGTCAAGACCACGCTCGGCCCGGGCTCGAAGGTCGTCACCGACTACTACGAGAAGTCCGGTCTCGACAAGGACCTCGAGGGCCTCGGCTTCTACACCGTCGGCTACGGCTGCACGATCTGCATCGGCAACTCGGGCCCGCTGATCGAAGAGGTGTCGGAGGCGATCAACTCGCACGACCTCGCCGTCACCGCGGTCCTCTCGGGTAACCGCAACTTCGAGGGTCGCATCAGCCCCGACGTGAAGATGAACTACCTCGCCAGCCCGCCGCTGGTCATCGCCTACGCGCTGGCCGGATCGATGCACTTCGACTTCGAGAACGACGCGCTGGGCAAGGGCACCGACGGCGAAGACGTCTTCCTGAAGGACATCTGGCCGACCCCGGCCGAGGTGCAGGAGCTCGTCGACTCGTCGATCTCGCGCGAGCAGTTCATCAAGCAGTACGCGACCGTCTTCGACGGTGACGAGCGCTGGCGCAGCCTGCCCACCCCGGATGACGCGATCTTCCAGTGGGACGAGAACTCGACCTACGTCCGCAAGGCGCCGTACTTCGAGGGCATGACGATGGAGCTCACCCCGGTGAAGAACATCGAGGGTGCGCGCGTCATGGCGACCCTGGGCGACTCGGTCACCACCGACCACATCTCGCCCGCCGGAAACATCAAGGCCGGCACGCCTGCGGCCCAGTACCTCACGGAGCACGGCGTCGACCGCAAGGACTTCAACTCCTTCGGCTCACGTCGCGGCAACCACGAGGTCATGATCCGCGGCACCTTCGCCAACATCCGTCTCAAGAACGCGATGGTCGCGGCCGTCAACGACGGACAGGTCGTCGAGGGTGGCTTCACCCGCGACTTCACGCAGCCCGGTGGCCCGCAGTCGTACATCTACGACGCGAGCATGAACTACCAGGAGCAGGGCACGCCCCTCGTCATCTTCGGTGGCAAGGAGTACGGCTCCGGCTCGTCGCGCGACTGGGCGGCCAAGGGCACGAGCCTGCTGGGCGTCAAGGCGGTCATCACCGAGAGCTTCGAGCGCATCCACCGCTCGAACCTGATCGGCATGGGCGTCGTCCCGCTGCAGTTCCCCGCCGGTGAGAGCTGGGAGTCGCTGGGTCTCGACGGTACCGAGGTCGTCTCGATCACGGGCCTCGAGGAGCTCAACAACGGCGTGACGCCGAAGACCGTCAAGGTCACGGCCACTCCGAGCGAGAACTCGCCCGAGGGCAAGCAGCCGATCGAGTTCGACGCGGTCGTCCGCATCGACACCCCCGGTGAGGCGGACTACTACCGCAACGGCGGCATCCTGCAGTACGTGCTGCGTTCGCTGGTCTGA
- a CDS encoding DUF3159 domain-containing protein: protein MTTPEPEAEREKRTSEILGEALGSAARRAGLDPSESATTHKVVWSAMGGWRGIFESVLPSLAFVILFTIRPEPLILSLGISVGIAALFTIVRLVQKSPPSAALGGLIAAVAAAALALWTGRGADNFVPGLITNAVYGSVILVSALVGWSLIGLAVGFLMGEGTSWRSDRRKRRAYFWLGIAWAALFFARLAVQLPLYLAGDVTALGTLKLIMGLPLFAPLIAVTWLVVRALHPREPAREDAPEA, encoded by the coding sequence GTGACCACGCCCGAGCCAGAAGCGGAACGCGAGAAGCGCACCTCCGAGATCCTCGGGGAGGCACTCGGCAGTGCCGCGCGCCGCGCCGGTCTCGACCCCAGCGAGAGCGCGACCACGCACAAGGTGGTGTGGTCGGCCATGGGCGGCTGGCGCGGCATCTTCGAGTCGGTCCTGCCCAGCCTCGCCTTCGTCATCCTCTTCACGATCCGTCCCGAGCCGCTGATCCTGTCGCTGGGGATCTCGGTGGGCATCGCCGCGCTCTTCACGATCGTCCGGCTGGTCCAGAAGTCTCCGCCCTCCGCGGCGCTCGGCGGCCTCATCGCGGCCGTCGCCGCGGCCGCCCTGGCCCTGTGGACGGGTCGCGGCGCCGACAACTTCGTGCCGGGTCTCATCACGAACGCCGTCTACGGATCGGTCATCCTCGTGTCCGCGCTGGTCGGCTGGTCGCTGATCGGCCTCGCGGTCGGATTCCTGATGGGGGAGGGCACCAGCTGGCGGAGCGACCGCCGCAAGCGCCGCGCCTACTTCTGGCTCGGAATCGCCTGGGCGGCGCTGTTCTTCGCGCGCCTGGCGGTGCAGCTGCCGCTGTACCTCGCGGGTGACGTCACCGCCCTCGGCACGCTCAAGCTCATCATGGGGCTGCCGCTGTTCGCGCCCCTCATCGCCGTCACCTGGCTGGTGGTCCGCGCGCTCCACCCGCGCGAACCTGCGCGCGAGGACGCTCCCGAGGCGTGA